A part of Rhipicephalus microplus isolate Deutch F79 chromosome 8, USDA_Rmic, whole genome shotgun sequence genomic DNA contains:
- the LOC119164305 gene encoding retinol dehydrogenase 7 yields MQYRRGTAMRTSWVLFAVFSVLLWKLWDSVPLLPELGSFVGSLVVIFCVSYCLSGILWKKLFVKQLPVDGKAVLITGCDSGFGHALATRLSRDGFVVFAGCIDSQSDGARVLGKQHNTTVLQMDITKADQVDAAFDKVQQALGSRALWSVVANAGVRNNGLLEWITMESIVKIFDVNVFGTLRVTKKFLPMLKKSKGRMIVVTSPFGHVTMPMGVPYCMTKYALVSMVDGLRRECKGKGVDFVNIEPIAYKTAITTNLGAQAETQPELQQQSPEVVADFSVKEVQRWLDMPSQLYELISRDDVNEVVDQMVLAIRETYPKTRYISKFRLGGILYYGAAVFPTELADLAIGLGMRTLPFVSRILRTHAGKRE; encoded by the exons ATGCAGTATAGGAGAGGCACAGCCATGCGCACTTCGTGGGTTCTTTTCGCCGTGTTCTCGGTGCTCCTCTGGAAGCTTTGGGACAGTGTGCCGTTGCTTCCCGAACTTGGAAGCTTCGTCGGGTCTCTCGTGGTCATCTTCTGTGTGTCGTACTGTTTGTCCGGCATCCTGTGGAAGAAGTTGTTCGTCAAGCAGCTACCGGTAGACGGTAAAGCCGTTCTGATCACAG GTTGTGATAGCGGCTTCGGACACGCACTCGCGACTCGATTAAGTCGAGACGGGTTCGTGGTGTTTGCCGGATGCATCGACTCCCAAAGCGATGGGGCCAGGGTCCTTGGCAAACAGCACAATACGACGGTGCTCCAGATGGACATCACCAAAGCCGACCAAGTTGACGCTGCCTTCGATAAAGTTCAGCAAGCGCTTGGCTCGAGAG CCCTTTGGTCCGTAGTCGCCAATGCCGGTGTTCGAAACAATGGCCTCCTGGAGTGGATCACAATGGAGAGCATCGTGAAGATATTCGACGTGAACGTTTTCGGGACGCTGAGGGTCACCAAGAAGTTCCTGCCAATGCTGAAGAAGAGCAAAGGACGCATGATCGTCGTCACCAGTCCTTTTG GGCACGTCACGATGCCAATGGGAGTGCCGTACTGTATGACGAAATACGCCTTGGTTTCAATGGTCGACGGGCTGCGGCGAGAATGCAAAGGAAAGGGCGTGGATTTCGTCAACATTGAACCAATCGCCTACAA AACGGCGATCACGACGAACTTGGGTGCTCAGGCCGAGACGCAGCCAGAGCTTCAGCAACAGTCACCAGAGGTCGTGGCCGACTTCAGCGTGAAGGAAGTGCAGCGGTGGCTTGACATGCCCAGCCAGCTCTACGAGTTGATCTCCAGAGACGACGTGAACGAAGTGGTGGACCAAATGGTGCTGGCCATCAGAGAGACGTACCCAAAGACCCGCTACATCTCAAAGTTTCGTCTGGGTGGCATCTTGTACTACGGAGCCGCAGTATTTCCCACTGAACTGGCGGACTTAGCAATTGGATTGGGTATGAGGACGCTGCCATTCGTGTCGAGAATATTGAGGACTCATGCCGGTAAAAGGGAGTGA